A section of the Methanococcoides sp. LMO-2 genome encodes:
- a CDS encoding helix-turn-helix domain-containing protein codes for MSVANKVIDAAFESDEAFQNTLLKVIKEDLELTAIEFSEYANIPPSTLYKLMSGNREPNMRTLRQIVKTIRTIEGSEKGEFIAVIAARPVLDNINETKRKISGTLCTIREYSATSMEEAIIAAVRAEREGAKALVCAPIVSSTVEKIIRIPVATIMPKNSLVEAIETVARKIE; via the coding sequence ATAAGTGTTGCAAACAAAGTGATAGATGCTGCTTTTGAATCAGATGAGGCATTTCAGAATACACTTTTAAAAGTCATAAAAGAGGATCTTGAGCTCACAGCTATAGAGTTCTCAGAATATGCAAACATTCCCCCAAGCACACTATATAAGTTGATGTCAGGTAACAGGGAACCAAACATGAGGACACTTCGCCAGATAGTGAAGACCATCAGGACGATAGAAGGCTCAGAAAAAGGGGAGTTCATTGCAGTCATCGCTGCACGCCCCGTACTGGATAACATCAACGAAACAAAGAGAAAGATCTCCGGCACTCTTTGCACGATCAGAGAATACTCCGCCACATCAATGGAAGAAGCCATCATAGCCGCCGTCCGTGCCGAAAGGGAAGGTGCCAAAGCACTTGTTTGTGCACCGATCGTCAGCAGCACCGTTGAAAAGATAATCCGCATACCTGTTGCAACGATAATGCCAAAGAACAGTCTTGTCGAAGCTATCGAGACTGTGGCACGTAAGATCGAATGA
- a CDS encoding ABC transporter ATP-binding protein, whose protein sequence is MGEVKVSGVSLEFEKENGESTLALDNVTLEIKDKEFVCFIGPSGCGKTTLLRTIAGLEFPDSGEITLDGEKITVPDSKRGMVFQEYSLFPWRTVIQNITFGLQMKGLSKNESLEKGEKYLKLVGLEQFRNSYPYELSGGMRQRVAIARALANEPKVLLMDEPFGALDAQTRNTLQNELLDVWAKDQITIIFVTHSVDEAVFLADKIVVMTARPGKIKKVIDVELPRPRDRTSSEANELRHKLLRMLAEERRD, encoded by the coding sequence ATGGGTGAAGTAAAAGTATCCGGTGTTTCACTGGAATTCGAAAAGGAAAACGGGGAATCCACCCTTGCATTGGACAATGTAACCCTTGAGATAAAAGACAAAGAATTCGTCTGTTTCATCGGTCCCTCCGGTTGTGGTAAGACAACTCTTCTGAGGACCATTGCGGGTCTTGAGTTCCCGGATTCCGGAGAGATCACCCTTGACGGTGAAAAGATCACTGTCCCTGATTCCAAGAGGGGCATGGTGTTTCAGGAATATTCCCTGTTCCCCTGGAGAACTGTTATCCAGAATATCACATTTGGTCTCCAGATGAAGGGCTTAAGTAAAAATGAATCTCTTGAAAAAGGGGAAAAATACCTGAAGCTCGTCGGTCTTGAGCAGTTCAGGAACAGCTACCCGTATGAGCTCTCAGGCGGAATGCGTCAGAGGGTTGCTATTGCACGTGCTCTTGCAAATGAACCCAAGGTCCTTCTCATGGACGAGCCTTTCGGTGCGCTGGATGCACAGACAAGGAACACGTTGCAGAACGAACTTCTGGATGTGTGGGCAAAGGACCAGATCACTATCATATTTGTCACCCACAGCGTGGATGAAGCAGTTTTCCTTGCAGACAAGATCGTTGTAATGACCGCAAGGCCTGGAAAGATCAAAAAGGTCATTGATGTGGAGCTCCCAAGGCCTCGTGACAGGACAAGTAGTGAAGCTAATGAACTACGTCACAAACTGCTCAGGATGCTTGCAGAGGAAAGGCGGGATTAA
- a CDS encoding ABC transporter substrate-binding protein: MKITTIAFISIMLVAAVFLSGCTSTPEEDAAITEINIGYQPSTHQIAHMTAMEKGWWAEDLAPFGVETVNEFEFPTGAPEMQAMLAGELDVAYVGAAPVISALATGLDAKIVAAVNTQGSDLVLRPEVPYESPEDLKGLTIATFPPGTIQDTLFRNWLIENGIDPVNDLEIKAMGPGPAKAAIAAGQVDGVFLPHPSPTFIEAEGNGRTVLASGEIMPDHPCCVLVVSGDLIRNNPEMVEQIVMTHIKAVEYDSANLEEAAETYGTKLTADQEIVLESLEDWDGVWSADPRPLVDSTVDYANIQYELGFINEELTAEDIFDVSFYEAVSEE, translated from the coding sequence ATGAAAATCACAACAATTGCATTTATTTCTATCATGCTGGTTGCAGCTGTATTCCTTTCAGGATGTACTTCTACACCTGAGGAAGATGCTGCGATCACAGAGATCAATATCGGCTATCAGCCAAGTACACACCAGATCGCCCACATGACTGCCATGGAGAAAGGCTGGTGGGCAGAGGATCTTGCACCATTTGGTGTTGAGACTGTGAACGAGTTCGAGTTCCCAACAGGTGCTCCTGAGATGCAGGCAATGCTCGCAGGAGAGCTCGATGTTGCTTACGTCGGTGCTGCTCCTGTTATCTCTGCACTGGCTACCGGTCTGGATGCTAAGATCGTTGCAGCAGTCAACACACAGGGTTCCGATCTTGTACTTAGACCTGAAGTTCCTTATGAAAGTCCTGAAGATCTTAAAGGATTAACCATTGCAACCTTCCCTCCGGGAACCATTCAGGATACACTGTTCAGGAACTGGCTTATTGAAAACGGCATTGACCCTGTTAATGATCTTGAAATAAAGGCTATGGGACCGGGACCTGCTAAAGCAGCAATTGCAGCAGGTCAGGTAGATGGTGTATTCCTGCCACACCCTTCACCAACTTTCATTGAAGCAGAAGGAAATGGTCGTACTGTCCTTGCATCAGGTGAGATCATGCCGGATCACCCATGCTGTGTACTGGTTGTAAGCGGTGACCTTATCAGGAACAATCCTGAAATGGTCGAACAGATCGTTATGACCCACATAAAGGCTGTAGAATACGATTCTGCAAACCTTGAAGAAGCTGCGGAAACATACGGTACCAAGCTTACCGCTGATCAGGAGATTGTCCTTGAATCCCTTGAGGATTGGGATGGTGTCTGGTCTGCAGATCCACGTCCGCTTGTAGATTCAACAGTTGATTATGCAAATATACAGTACGAGCTTGGGTTCATTAATGAAGAACTTACAGCAGAAGACATCTTTGATGTAAGTTTCTATGAAGCTGTATCCGAAGAATAA
- a CDS encoding ABC transporter permease, with protein sequence MSKDSTKRISGRGIELLSLASTIIVWQLVADYIVANKFKLPSFTDVLFAFFKTIETGALFTDLAISLLHFGIGIGSALVIGIPIGVSMGWFKTANRAFDPIIEIIRPIPPLAWIPFAIIWFGLTHISAGFVVFVGAVFPIIINTFDGFKSVPKVYVEAAKVLGCMSSRSLIRHVAFPSALPSIASGIRIAMGVGWMCLVAAEMFGVSSSGLGYKIWWHYYLHQMDFVLVYMLILGFLGLLIDRIFRWYVDGRLLKWREGVVV encoded by the coding sequence ATGAGTAAAGACAGCACAAAAAGAATTTCAGGCAGGGGTATAGAACTACTTTCTCTTGCTAGTACTATCATTGTGTGGCAACTGGTGGCTGACTATATTGTTGCTAATAAATTCAAGCTTCCGAGTTTTACTGATGTTCTTTTCGCTTTTTTTAAGACTATTGAGACCGGTGCACTGTTTACTGATCTTGCTATAAGTCTGTTACATTTTGGAATTGGTATTGGTTCAGCTTTAGTTATTGGAATCCCCATAGGTGTATCAATGGGCTGGTTCAAGACCGCAAACCGTGCTTTTGATCCTATTATTGAGATCATAAGACCGATTCCGCCTCTTGCATGGATTCCTTTTGCTATAATATGGTTCGGGCTTACGCATATATCTGCAGGATTTGTGGTTTTTGTAGGTGCTGTTTTCCCGATAATAATCAACACTTTTGATGGTTTCAAAAGTGTACCCAAGGTCTATGTGGAAGCAGCAAAGGTTCTCGGTTGCATGTCAAGCAGGTCCCTTATCCGTCACGTTGCTTTCCCTTCAGCCCTTCCTTCCATCGCGTCTGGTATCCGCATAGCAATGGGAGTTGGATGGATGTGTCTTGTAGCTGCAGAAATGTTCGGAGTGAGTAGCAGTGGTCTTGGTTACAAGATCTGGTGGCATTATTACCTGCACCAGATGGACTTTGTACTTGTCTATATGCTGATCCTCGGATTCCTTGGTCTTCTGATAGACAGGATATTCAGGTGGTATGTGGATGGTCGCCTCCTCAAATGGCGTGAAGGGGTCGTGGTATAA